The Candidatus Binataceae bacterium nucleotide sequence GATCACGATTCCAGACAGTGGTTCGATCGCGCTCTTTGGCAATCCGCTCGGGAGCGCCGGCTTGGCGCGTATCGGCTACCTGCCGGAAGAGCGCGGGCTCTATCGCCGGATGCGGGTGGGCGAGCAGCTGGTGTTCCTTGGCGCGCTGCGTGGCCTTTCGGCGCGCGAGACGCTCGCGCGATGCCGCAAGTGGGGGGAGCGGCTCGAGATCGCGGCGTGGTTCGAGCGCAAGGTTGACGAGCTGTCAAAGGGAATGCAGCAGAAAGTCCAGTTTATCGCGACGCTCATCAACGAGCCCGAGTTTCTGATCATGGATGAGCCCTTCACCGGTCTCGATCCGATCGCGACCAACGAGCTGAAAGATATCCTTGCTGACCTCAAGCGCGAAGGCCGCACAATTCTTTTCTCGACTCACAACATGGCGCAGGTCGAGCGCCTGTGCGATTCGATCTGCCTGATGAACCGGGGCAGGGCGCTGCTCGCAGGCGATTTGCGCGAAATCAGGTCGCGCGCGGGCAAGCGATCGATCGTCATCGAAAGCGAGGGCGGCGCGGAATTTCTCAAGGAGTGTTCGCTAGTTGCGTCGTTTCACAACTTCGGCACCTATGTCGAGATCGGCCTCAAGGACGGCAACGATCCGCAGGAGCTGCTGAGACTCGCGCTCGATCACGGCCGCGTCACGCGCTTTGAGTTGAGCGAGCCATCGCTCGAGCAGATCTTCATCGAGCTGG carries:
- a CDS encoding ATP-binding cassette domain-containing protein translates to MPATVTLERVTKSYDGVVAVDALSFSIPSGQMFGLLGPNGAGKTSTIRMLVGITIPDSGSIALFGNPLGSAGLARIGYLPEERGLYRRMRVGEQLVFLGALRGLSARETLARCRKWGERLEIAAWFERKVDELSKGMQQKVQFIATLINEPEFLIMDEPFTGLDPIATNELKDILADLKREGRTILFSTHNMAQVERLCDSICLMNRGRALLAGDLREIRSRAGKRSIVIESEGGAEFLKECSLVASFHNFGTYVEIGLKDGNDPQELLRLALDHGRVTRFELSEPSLEQIFIELVRMRQ